The following is a genomic window from Butyricimonas faecihominis.
CATGAGAGTGGGTTTTAACGTGGGAATCATGTACGATATTTGTGACAAAGTGACCGTTGGTTTGTCTTATCGTTCCAAGATCAAGATGCGGGTGAAAGAAGGTGAGGCTTCGTTGACTTACGCTAATCGTCGTATTGAAGACTTGTTCGCTAACATGGAGGCATTACTTGCAAAATACGGGCCGGTGGTAGGACAAATGGGAATAACGATCCCGAATATCTCTATCCCGAAGTATGATCAGGGAACATTCCATGCAGAATTGCCTTTACCTTCCAACACGACGTTGGGCGTGAGCTATCGTCCCACGGATCGTTGGGAGTTGGCGTTGGATTTGCAATACGTGGGATGGAATGCTTACGATTCTTTGAACGTGTATTTTAACGAGGCGGAATTGGGAATCGCACCGATTAAAGCGGAGAAAGATTATAAGAATTCAATGACTTACCGTATCGGGGCAAGCTACAAGACAACCGATCGTTTGGTGTTACGTGCCGGAGTATATTATGACCAAAGCCCGATTCGTAAGAAGTTGTACAACCCGGAAACTCCGGGAATGGACAAATTAGGGCTTTCTGCCGGATTGACTTTTGAGCCTTACAAGGGATTGCAATTTGACGTGGCTTTCCTTTACATTCAAGGGTTCAGCCAACACGGAAAGTACCCGTACAAGAACGTGGTCACGGGAGCGGATGAAATGTTCGAGGGAAAATATAAATCCACGGCATTCTCGCCATCAATAGGTATTTCTTACCGATTTTAATATAAGGGGCTGTTAAAAAGTCAATTTTAAACAACTACCCCCACTAACTCCCCCTTACACAGGGGGAGTTAGTGGGGGTAGTTGGCAAATACAGGCAGGACTTTTTGGACAACCCCTTTGTTTATAAACCTTATCGACTTTATAAACTTTTATTTTTAACCGGGAACGGAACGATTCAATGAAATATCACGTATAACTGAAGATAAAAGTTATTACGTGTATGGAAACAATGAGCAATATTCCTAGTAAAGGAACCAAAAAACGAGTTGTTATTGTGGGTGGTGGCTTTGGAGGGTTGAAATTGGCTCGTCGGTTGAATGACCGGGATTTTCAAGTTATATTATTAGATCGAAATAATTATCACCTTTTCCAGCCTTTGCTGTATCAGGTGGCAACATCGGGAATTGAGCCGAGTGCGATCTCTTTTCCTTTCCGAAAGATTTTCAAGAGACGACATGATTTTCATGTGCGGATATGCACGGCAGAGAGGGTGATCCCGCAGGAGAACCGTTTGGAGACTTCCATCGGGGATGTTTCTTATGATTATTTGGTAATTGCCACAGGGGCAGGAACGAACTATTTCGGGGATCAGACGTTGGCACAACGGACGATGCAATTGAAAACGACGTCGGACGCTTTGTTTAACCGGAACCGGATGATCGAGAGTTTCGAGCGGGCGCTGAACACGTCGAATGCAGAGGAACGGAGACATTGGCTGACGTTCGTGATTGTGGGAGGTGGGGCCACGGGGATCGAGTTGGCAGGGGCTTTGGCAGAAATGAGGAAGTTCGTGTTACCGAAGGATTACCCGGAACTGGATTGGAACGAGATGCGGATTCTCTTGGTAGACGGGGGAGAACGGTTGCTGAACGCTTTTTCACAGAAATCTTCGGAGGACGTTATTCGGAATTTGAAGGATATGAAGGTAGAGGTGCTGTTGAAAAAGTTCGTGAAAGAGTATGACGGAAAAAAATTGACGTTCGTGGATGGTGAACAGGTTGTTACGAACAACGTGTTCTGGGTAGCTGGGGTGAAGGCGAGCAGTCTGGAAGGGTTACCTCAAGATATCTACGGTCGGGGAAATCGTCTTCTCGTGGACGAGTTCAACCGGATACAGGGGATGGCGGATATATTCGCGTTGGGGGATACCGCCTTGATGGTGGCGGAGAACTACCCGAACGGTCACCCGCAAGTTGTGCAGCCTTCCATACAGCAGGCAAGTTTGTTGGCGAAGAATTTACGACACATGATCAAGGGGAAACCCTTGCGTCCTTTTAAATACATGAACAAGGGGTCCATGGCCACGATCGGGAGGAATGATGCCGTGGCAGAGATTTCCGGTATTCGTTTCAGTGGATTTTTTGCATGGTTATTGTGGCTGTTGGTTCACTTGATGAGTATCGTGGGGGTGAAGAACCGGTTGTTTATATTTATCAACTGGATGTGGAGTTACGTGACGTACGATCAGTCATTGCGGTTGTTGATAAAACCCGAGGTGAAAAAAAGCGACCCGTTTTGAGTCGCTTTCTTAATCATTTATTCTCCCGCGGGAGCGGTTCCCACGGCCACGCTTTTACTGCGTTCAACAGATTGCAGGGCCAAGTAATTGGCTCCGAATTTCTCCAAGTTGTCCAGTTCTGTTTCATACTGATCTTGGTGAACTTCTTCTTCGGCAACAAGCGTTTCGAATAGTTTCTTGGATACGGCATCCGCATTGGCAGCACATTCTTGAGCCCAAGCGTTATAGTCGTTTACACTACCTTCTTCCATGGCCGTGGCCAATTCCAGCATTTCTTTCGGTTCGTGGATTTTCTGAACATCCCCGGAGGTTTTCATTTCCACTTCTCCTTTCAAGAACAAGATACGTTCTGAAAGCTGTTCCACGTGCATCATCTCTTGGATGGCGGTACGTTTGAATAACCCGGACAACAGGTCGTAACCCATATCGTCACAACGGAAATGAAAATACATGTACTGGTGTACGGCAAGCAATTCGTCGGCAACTGCTTTGTTTAATAATTCAATGCTTTTTTCCTTTCTACTCATAATAGCTAAATGTTAGTAGTTTTACGATTCGCTAAATTAAGAAATAAAAGTGGCATATCCTAAATTTTGTCTTGGAATTAAAAAAGTGTACATTTGTTTAATCATAAATTCAAGATAATGAATGTTTCCCCTAAGGTGTTGCTGGTGACACCACCGTTTACGCAGTTGAATACACCTTACCCGGCGATGATGTATTTGAAAGGTTTTTTGAACACGAAAGGAGTTGATTCCGTGCAGGTTGATTTGAGCTTGGAAGTGATTCTGGAAATATTTTCATCCCGGGGGCTGCATGAGCTTTTTCAACAGGTGGCAGCCCGGGAAATCCGCTTGTCGGACAATGCCCGACGTGTTTTTGCTTTGCAAGAGGAGTATGAGCGCACAATTGATGCGGTCATGGCTTTTCTGCAAGGAAGGAACCGGACGCTGGCTTACTCGATTTGTGAATCCTATTTCCTACCCCGGGCAAGTCGTTTCGAACAGGAGGAAGATACGGAATGGGCCTTCGGGGTGATGGGGTTGGAGGATAAAGCCCGTTACCTTTCTACCTTGTACTTGGAAGA
Proteins encoded in this region:
- a CDS encoding NAD(P)/FAD-dependent oxidoreductase, which produces METMSNIPSKGTKKRVVIVGGGFGGLKLARRLNDRDFQVILLDRNNYHLFQPLLYQVATSGIEPSAISFPFRKIFKRRHDFHVRICTAERVIPQENRLETSIGDVSYDYLVIATGAGTNYFGDQTLAQRTMQLKTTSDALFNRNRMIESFERALNTSNAEERRHWLTFVIVGGGATGIELAGALAEMRKFVLPKDYPELDWNEMRILLVDGGERLLNAFSQKSSEDVIRNLKDMKVEVLLKKFVKEYDGKKLTFVDGEQVVTNNVFWVAGVKASSLEGLPQDIYGRGNRLLVDEFNRIQGMADIFALGDTALMVAENYPNGHPQVVQPSIQQASLLAKNLRHMIKGKPLRPFKYMNKGSMATIGRNDAVAEISGIRFSGFFAWLLWLLVHLMSIVGVKNRLFIFINWMWSYVTYDQSLRLLIKPEVKKSDPF
- a CDS encoding bacterioferritin, producing MSRKEKSIELLNKAVADELLAVHQYMYFHFRCDDMGYDLLSGLFKRTAIQEMMHVEQLSERILFLKGEVEMKTSGDVQKIHEPKEMLELATAMEEGSVNDYNAWAQECAANADAVSKKLFETLVAEEEVHQDQYETELDNLEKFGANYLALQSVERSKSVAVGTAPAGE
- a CDS encoding OmpP1/FadL family transporter, translated to MKRLVIVVLASILSMTVFAEGYQVNLLSTKQTGMGHVGTGMKLGAESMHFNPAGLVFLRTNMDFSLGISAIMAKAKYSYDGYSAKTDNPVGTPLYAYAGFKIYDNLAAGISLTTPYGNSLKWPKNWAGAGLIQDISLKSYVIQPTLSYKITDRLSIGVGLQLAWGNVNLSRALMGASDLQGIGTKFESLLPKLAGVPSSIIPDEDKKAMQEMVALMKGTEVPPAYARLEGNAHMRVGFNVGIMYDICDKVTVGLSYRSKIKMRVKEGEASLTYANRRIEDLFANMEALLAKYGPVVGQMGITIPNISIPKYDQGTFHAELPLPSNTTLGVSYRPTDRWELALDLQYVGWNAYDSLNVYFNEAELGIAPIKAEKDYKNSMTYRIGASYKTTDRLVLRAGVYYDQSPIRKKLYNPETPGMDKLGLSAGLTFEPYKGLQFDVAFLYIQGFSQHGKYPYKNVVTGADEMFEGKYKSTAFSPSIGISYRF